TGCGATGCTGTTCCGCTCGTGTCGCCGGATCGTCGTGGTCGCGGCGATCGTCGACGGGGTGGTGGATTGGGCCAACCGCCGGCAGGCCGCCGACGACGATGCCCGTCCGATCGGGTTGCTCACGTACCTGGTGCTCAAGCGGATCGACGATCTCGCTTATGGGCTGGGCCTGTGGTACGGCGTGGTGCGGGAACGCAACGTCGGTCCACTCAAGCCGCAGATCCGGGTCTGAGTCCTGACCGTAGCGGCGCTGCACAGCGATGTGCTGATCATTGGGGCAGGAAGCGCTGGATCTGTTGTCGCGAACCGGCTTTCGCTGGATCCCAACCGCTCGGTGACGGTGCTGGAAGCGGGCCCAGGTCTCGACGACCCCAGATTGCGGGCCGAAACCGGTAACGGGCTTCGATTGCCGATCGGCGCGGCCAGCCCGCTGGTTCAGCGCTACCAGACCACGCTCACCGATCACCCTGCCCGTCAGATGGCGATCATGCGCGGCACCGTCGTCGGTGGATCAGGCGCCGTCAACGGCGGATACTTCTGCCGCGGTCTGCGCGCTGACTTCGACGGCTTTGGCTTGCCAGGCTGGGGCTGGTCGGACGTCGTCGAGCATTTCCGGGCAATCGAGACCGACCTGGACTTCCATGGTCCGGCCCACGGCGACAAAGGCCCGATCCTGGTGCGCCGCACCCGTGAATTAACCGGCAGCACAGCAGTTTTCGTTGAGGCGGCTGGTAAGCATGGTTTCGATTGGCTGCCCGATCTCAACGACGTAGGTCAGGCCGACGCGCTGCCGGCCGGTGTCGGGGCGGTCCCGCTCAACATCGTCGACGGTATGCGGATCGGGCCCGGGGCCGCCTATCTGCTGCCCGCACTGGGCCGCGCCAACCTGACGCTGCTGACCCGGACCCGGGCGCTTCGCCTGCGCATCGCCGACGGACGAGCCCGCGGCGTGGACGCCGTCGGTCCGCGGGGTCAAATCTCGGTCACCGCCGAGCACGTCGTGCTGTGCGCGGGGGCGATCGAGTCGGCACATCTGCTCATGCTTTCCGGCGTGGGTGAGGAGGCGATGTTGCGCGCCGTGGGGGTGGACGTGATCGCCCCGCTGCCGGTCGGCGTGGGCTGCAGCGACCACCCGGAATTGGTGCTGCCGACCACGTGGGCGGTCGAAGCCGGACGGCCGGTGCTCGAGGTGGTGCTGAGCACCCCGGACGGGGTCGAGATCCGACCGTATACCGGCGGCTTCGTGGCCATGGTCGGCGACGGAACACCGGGGCATCCGGATTGGCCCCACCTCGGGGTGGCGCTGATGCGGCCACTTGCCCGCGGACGAGTCGTGCTGGTATCGGCCGACCCGACGGTGCCGCCGGTCGTCGAGCACCACTACGACAGCGAACCGGCAGACCTCGCGGCGCTGGCGGACGGTTGCCAACTGGCCCACGAAATCGCCAGTGCGACAACCGAAATCGGTGATCCGGTGTGGTCGACGTCGCAGCACCTGTGTGGGAGCGCCCCCATGGGCCACGCCGGGGATCCAGCCGCGGTTGTCGACCACCGGTGCCGAGTGCACGGGATCGACGGGCTGTGGGTGATCGACGGGTCGGTTCTGCCGGCAATCCCCAGTCGCGGCCCGCACGCCACCATCGCGATGCTGGGCCATCGGGCCGCAGAGTTTGTCGGTTGAGTCGCGGGAGGGTTGCTGTCGCCGGCGTAGACGTTTGCGTACGCTGTCTAGGGCGGACACGAGGAGGTGGTCCACATCGCGGACAAGACCGATCCGCGCCCGGCACGCTCTCGGGCCCGGTTGCTGGAGGCCGCCACCGCACTGCTTCGTGCCGGGGGTCCCAGCGCGGTGACCGTCGACGCGGTGACCCGTGGCGCCAACGTCGCCCGTGCCACCCTGTACCGCCACTTCCCGAGCGGAAACGATTTGCTGGCAGCGGCTTTCAGCGGGTTGATACCGCCGGCGCCGATGCCGTCCGACGACGGCACCCTGCGCGACCGGCTGATCGCCGTGGTCCTGGCCTTC
This genomic stretch from Mycobacterium paraterrae harbors:
- the mftG gene encoding mycofactocin dehydrogenase MftG; translation: MTVAALHSDVLIIGAGSAGSVVANRLSLDPNRSVTVLEAGPGLDDPRLRAETGNGLRLPIGAASPLVQRYQTTLTDHPARQMAIMRGTVVGGSGAVNGGYFCRGLRADFDGFGLPGWGWSDVVEHFRAIETDLDFHGPAHGDKGPILVRRTRELTGSTAVFVEAAGKHGFDWLPDLNDVGQADALPAGVGAVPLNIVDGMRIGPGAAYLLPALGRANLTLLTRTRALRLRIADGRARGVDAVGPRGQISVTAEHVVLCAGAIESAHLLMLSGVGEEAMLRAVGVDVIAPLPVGVGCSDHPELVLPTTWAVEAGRPVLEVVLSTPDGVEIRPYTGGFVAMVGDGTPGHPDWPHLGVALMRPLARGRVVLVSADPTVPPVVEHHYDSEPADLAALADGCQLAHEIASATTEIGDPVWSTSQHLCGSAPMGHAGDPAAVVDHRCRVHGIDGLWVIDGSVLPAIPSRGPHATIAMLGHRAAEFVG